TACACGCCCTCCTCCCCCACTGACAAACCCATTCCCACTGCCCCAAAAAGGGTATGGCAAACTCGAACGAGTGCACTGTTTTAGGATGCCCAACACCCAAAGGGTTCACCACACACTAAGCTTCCAATATCGATCAACCCCTCCCCCAAACCAGTACCATTCAGGGATTTTCAAGGAGATGTATACATGGACAAAAGAGCTTCTGGAATGGCTCTTTGCTGGGGGAAAAATCCAGCAACAGTTGGAGGGGTAGCACGAAAAAGTAATGGTGCAGTTTGATTTGCAGTTGATTTGcagcatgtacaatttgtgcgacatcagagtccagctttctccagaagatacagagcatactgatcgaaacgacGAGTTGAAAACTACgaatcttttcagaaccaccccaactaatttagagattatcataaacatggtgtgaccgcaaacctttctatttaatatttccaccatgcaaagtcctacttaacaataatttgtatattgattgtttctgtttgttatattatgtacACAGATGTCCATCTGCAAGACAGTGATCATGAATTCCGAGATCAGTTTCGCCCTTGTTTTGGGTTTTCTGTCCTTCGTAGCCTCACAAGATGCTGGAACCAACGGCCCAGTAGAAAGGATCTCGACGGGGCAGATCCTCGGTAAACGCATGGACGTACTCGGGAAGACCGTGGACGCTTTCTTGGGCGTGCCGTACGGTAAAGCCCCAGTAGGTGATTTACGCTTCAAAAGCCCACAACCCCGGGAGCCGTGGGACGGTACCTACAATGCAACCACGCACGGATTCGGATGCTTCCAGGTACCAGACGAATCCTACCCGGGTTTCCCTGGGTCGGAGATGTGGAACCCAAACGTCAGACTGGAAGAGGACTGCCTGAATCTTAACGTCTGGGTACCGTACCCAAGACCGATTAACAGCTCAGTATTACTCTGGATATTCGGCGGGTCCTTTATAACTGGAGTAGACTCACTGGATGTTTACGACGGGAAAACGCTGGCAGCAGAAGAGGGGATTATTGTGGTGTCAATGAACTACCGACTTGGACCACTTGGATTCCTCGCAATGGACGACTCAAGCGCACCTGGGAACATGGGGTTGAGAGATCAGGCCCTGTCTATGCAATGGGTACAAGACAATATCCATGTCTTCGGTGGAAACCCCAAGGAGGTGACGCTGTTTGGGGAGAGTGCTGGAGCAGCAAGTATTGGGCTTCATATGGTATCCCCGGAAAGCATGCATCTGTTTAAAAGAGCGGCTCTCGAGAGTGCGTCAGCGACTGTCCCATGGGGGTATGACACCATGGAAGAGGGGATAGAAAGGGGGATGCTGCTAGCTGACGCACTACAGTGTACTGAGGACACCAATGGGGTTACACTCTCCACCTCGCAAGTTATTGACTGCCTGCGCAATAGGGATGTCGTGGAGATCTTGACCTATCAATGGGTTACATCAGACTATCTGGATTTTCCCTTCGTGCCGGTTATTGACGGTACTTTCTTGACTGAACGCCCGGAGTCGGCATTGAGCCGGGGTGCTGTTAAAGACTGCGAGATGCTGATTGGTAGTAACACAAACGAAGGGACATTCTTCCTTATCTACGAAGTGCCCGGTTTCAGCAAGGATACGGAAAGTCTACTGAGCAAAGAGGAGTTTGTTGATGCCTTGAAATATGCTTTTTCACAGGCCAACTCATTCGGGCTGAACGCGCTCATGTTCGAGTACACCCCGTGGCTGTCCCCCGACGACGGAGCACTTCTGAGGGATGCAATTGACATGGCAACTGGGGATTTTAACTTCATTTGTCCCACGTATGAAATGGCCGTCGGGTATGCCAGAGCCAGCAAGCCGGTGTACTATTATAGGTTCACGGAACGGGCGTCGAATAACCCCTGGCCCGAGTGGATGGGTGTCCTCCATGCCGATGAGATTGCTTACATCTTCGGTCTTCCCCTTCACCCTGAGAACGGTTTCAATGAAGAGGAGAAACGACTGAGTAGGATGATGATGGGATACTGGGCGAACTTTGCAAGAACTGGGTAAGTACTGCCGGTGTCTTAGGGTAATCTGTCCACCTGAGATTTTGTCCTCCATAGTGGGAAATTAACGTAGGCTGAAggggatgtttcaaaagagggcgctataagaagaagtttgtacgtggggacagaatctcctgtcaCACGGTGTTTATACCTTATTGTGGGAATTTGCCGAATTTgccaaataacaaacaaacaaacaaacaaggttCCACCTAAACAAATCTTTGACATTTTGTAACTTCACACAGGAATCCAAACGGCGCTTTCCCGGCTGACACAGAAGGAAGCTGGCCTCTCTATACCGCTGAGGGCCAGGAATATTTCACGCTGGACAAATCGATCGTGGATGGGGACACCATAGTTGGGCGTGGGCCGTTTGCCCAACGATGTGCATTCTGGAGGCAGTATTTCCCAACACTCATCACACAAACAGGTTGGTGTGGTaaagtccacataatgtagggactgAAACACTATGTTTCTTGTAGCATggctcgttttttttttaaatcataatcGTGCACCAAGGCAGCTTGTTTTTTAGATTGTCATTACTGTGACaatgtttcaatgttttattgactggcaatgaggtaaagAGTGCACGTCTATTCCCCCAAGGGACTTCGAGTGACCAAAAAGAGGGACATATTTCTCGAGCAATATTATAGTCAAGCTTTTtgcagaagatgatcagagcatactgatcgaaacgtcgagtttaaaccgacggttcttttcagagctacACCAACTCATGATATAGAGATGATCAtaccatggtgttaccgcaaacctttccatatcgtatttccaccatgcaaggtTTAAAAACCTacttatattataataattagtTATTTCTTTCACatattgtattgtttgttcCACTTTTCCAGGTGACATCAGTGAGGCAGAAAGAAAATGGAAACAGCAATTCGACGATTGGAGCACCAAGTACATGGTCAACTGGAAAGCGGAATTTGACAAATACGTAAACGGAAACCAGTGCGGGGACGATTAGTGAACTTTTTACGTCTCAAGCCTTAAGTGGTGACGTCACGACTAACGTTTGGGTTTAAGGAATATTTCTACCAGTTCACAAAGCGTACCAACAATAGTGTTTTTGCCACGTGTATAGGTCAATGTGCAAACTCAAACCATTCGTCGTTGTCAAAATCACGTCAGTATCGCGGCTTGTCGGTTTAGATACTATAGTTTTCGGGAGAAAATTCCCATACAAACGTAATACCCGTAAACGTAAATCGTAAACAGCTTCTTTGACTGCAAACACCGGTTTGCTTAAAGGACTGCATGTCATGAAAAGATGGCCGAACAGGTTTGTCTCTCTGGTTGATTGTAAAGAAAACAGGAGAGAACTAAAGTAAGTAAGGTTTAAagcagtgacaccatgtaaaaataTCTTTGTGGGTAATGGTGGCTCTGCGAAGAGCCGGTTTGCTCTGCTCAAAGTTTCGGTCGAAGTGCTCTAACTGTCTTCAATTCTCGAGACGAGTCTGACTTTTCAGTGAATTTACTGTGTGGTTGATTACGAGTCGTGACGTCATTACTTCACGTCAATGGGAATCCCCATTTTCCATATTGGTTTACCTCCCATGTAAATACATCATGGCATATACTTTGTGAAGCAATACTTTATTATGAATAACCACATTGGAGATTCCGCGTTTTACCTTAACTTAGGTAAAGATTTACATCGTTACTGAAGATCCAAGATATTAATGGTGTGTGAGTATTGTTATATAATGTCTGAGTGGATttgtacacccccccccccccccctttaaacaaattatccCTTTAATATTGATCTATAAAGGTAAATGTTCGATAATCGGTTTATCTCGAGTCTTCTTTTGctactaaaaataaaattgtcatgattccagtaattataattattatttatttatttttattttttcaatatttgctCCTAGACTAGTTTTCGATTCGAAACGTTTGCACgaaccaaaaataaataaaaagaaaacatgtgATTGTAGAAATTTGCAGTGTTCACACTCCTCCTCCGTTAGAAATCCTTCTTCTACCTTAGAACTTTTGCTATTGTTTAAACGAACATTATGGTTCGGTTCCTTTTACAAACAAGTCCTTAGTCATTCATATTTGACTTGGAAGGAACAATAGTGTTATGAACTTTCAGGAGCTAAACAAAAaggatcaattttttttttttttcttttttactccaaatcgttttttttttttttcaatgcttAGTTTCATATTTAAGTGTCTGTATGTTtcttaagaattttttttttaattatacatTGAAGCCCCCCTCCCATATTTGAGACAGAaagtaattttgttaaaacgGTATAAGAATTGTTTTTAACAATCTATTTCTGGTAGCTGTAAGTCAAAGATTGTTTAAAACCAACTTGTGTACAAGCCAGGATGTTTTCGTGTTGCGTGTTGTCGATTTCCCTTCAGTAGATTAGTCCATGAAAGAGCTTTAGAAAATTATagcaacaaattgtttttatattatattaaacTTGTATATATTATAACTATATCCATCGGTGTTAAATGGTTTTATATGATacacattttacattttatatAATCATAAATATAAGAAGAaggtttgattttgattttttaaactatttgaacaaaaaattatattaatcgtcaaggttttttcttcttcggtTTTTCTCCTGAGCTATAATTATGGTttaattgttgatgtttttgtttactttttgatTTACTTTGATTAGCTTGGCAACTTTATAGAAATGATTTGAATATAGTTGAATATAATTGAAAAACGCTATTATTTACATTTCAgaagttttagttttataaTTCTGTTCTACCTCATAATAAGCAAGAAGGATTTATCCGCAAACAAAAACGTAACTTAGTATCATATGGTACGTTATAATAATGGTGACCAAGGCTCTATTTCACAGAGCCGGCTAAGGCaggaaatattttatttgaccattttctgcttagcaaactgagcaggataccagtcctaaagtgtacacgtgacatggtattttggttggtaacctcaTCCTGGTAGGCATTATTATCATGTGCTAAGCTACGtttagtgcttaagcagctcgatGAAAGTGAGCCCTGTTGCAAAGTTCATAAAGATCACATTGATCTTTTCGCGTTTTCAATctaaatgtttgtgttttacccatataggcactgtatattcagtacttactcgagttctgtggggaaaaaaaacatctaaTAAATCTAAATATTGCTAAGCTAGGTATGATGTCACAATTCAAGTCAccacattaattttgaaaactgGTTTTAAGATGGATCTTTGTGCTTTTTTGAAATCGACACCGAGCAGTAAACAGCAGCAGCTGTAATCTGTTTGGTTGACGGTGCCCAGTTCCTGCTTTGTACTTTTCCCTAATCATGCTAAGccattttaaaccaaaaaacTAGGTTAACAAAAATCACTGGTTCCCACAATCTTATCACAAGGATAAGCAGCGCCGTCAGCGAATACTTTAAGGTtgtgaataattattaatttgaaTAAACCTGAACAGATTAGTTTTACTTTGGGTGTTTTGCAATTACTTAGTTCTCCATAATATATCGGCACAGGAGGGCGCTGTATAAGAAGAAACAACGCACTGAGATCACATACATTATGTTTGTGACAGAGATAGTGGAGTCGTATATGCCTATTGGATTTGGCTTTCCTTTCCAAATAGCCGAAGCCAGAACATTGGTTATAGTTGAAAAAAAGACATAATGTTCTGGAAGCGCGAGCTTCCGAATATTACAGTTAAGCTTGGGTGAAAAGGAAGCTTTAGTCATAAAGACAGGGAAGCTTCAAAAACAGTGGGCTAAACGGTAACACTGTCAGCAAACAGCCGTAAGTTTTCAGGCAAACATTTACATGCAGCGCCACCACTTTAGGAAAGAGTCAGATTTAAATAAATCATATATATTACGAATTTCGTGAAATTTCAGCAAATGAAACCCATTCTTAAATAATGATTATAGCGAAGTGTTTATTTCCGACACGTGTAGcatttcatgatttttttgATGTTCGTATTAACATTGAATGTTATTTTGTTCGTATACGTAATTTATACATCACATATAATTACACCATGACAACTTATAAGAAAGGATTCAAAAACATCTTATTAactgtatacattttttaatttttccgaATATTCTGTACATAAAAGCCAATGTATTGACTTTATGACAACAGAAATAACACATTGTCAATAATGATTAATTGTGATATTAATTCGaaaattgttataaaaacaGATAACTTTATCTGTATGACATAAGTTTAGTAAAATATTATACAACATTGTTATCTTTATTAAAAAGATTATTTGTCAGGTTTGTGTAATCAATTGTTTTGCTTGTCTTAAGTTTTATGAACAATTCATTCTAAGCAACAACATACGTGATAAGGGTCTATGTGCGCTTATTCCAGTAAACAAgaatatcaaataaaaatggTCATACTTTGCGTCCCCTCGACCGAAGTCGTGTACCTGACTCCTTATAATATATAGGATACACGCTGTATCTAATGTAGTCTGGACCTATGGATGACGACTCAAGGTCAAAGGTAGATTGATTTacaataatgggtgcgttcgttaagcttccctgggtctaccccgcggtgctcactcgggtgagcccctgacaagagctaatcgaacgatcacactcgccttctcgtggtgacgtcatgcacctcaggtcatcctaagtgacccactccaccagcagggcactgggggctgacccaggttagcccgtcaaagctattcgaacgtaccgagcagaccggggtcgacccagggaagctaaacgaacgcacccaataaaaACGTTGCTGTCCCTGCAGTTTTACTTGTCCTTTTAAATGAAGACATGCAAGTCATTTACCAATGATTTCGCACATCTCTCCTTTGTGCATTATTGCTTGGCCTCATTTCAAGCTGCTTCTTTACATACGTTCCTCTTCGATGTCTGATTTACTTTTTGTATAGGCAAGGTTGTCGTGTTCGATACGTTCCCCAGCTTCATCGTCTGCTAGTTTCGTCATCTATGAATGTAAGGAGAAAAAGCATTCTTGAaaagcagggtatacttttgttaattttttaaaaaaccGGTATCCTCATGGTGTGTTCCATTATGCATATACAATTTGCTTGTACAGGAGACGTGGGAAAAAAAACTATAGGGGAAACCCACACAATCAGGCAGGGACTGAAGcccccaatccacatgcaaggctctggtctggGCTCAAACCGGGGTCCAtagaggttaaaggcagtgacagaaaccactgagccgtCCCGACTGCCAATAATGTTAGTTTAATTATCAAATCCCTCATTTATACTTACAGAGCTGCCACTATTCCGTCTTTCAATTAATCGGAAGAGCCCCATTGCTAAGAATACCACGAGCAGAGTGGAACcaatgcacaaacaaaatgcatGCAGAAGAGTTGCGATGGTCCCAGATAGGTTTATTCCCAGGTCGTAATAACTTATTAGAATATCTGTTGCAGTAACGCCCTACAACATAAAAAAAGACATACACTGTCGTTGATATAACCGTTCTACTTTGATTGAAGAAAGAACAAGTAACCAGTCGCCATGAAGGACGCCCCCTGTTGTTGATTAGCACATTGTCAAAATCTTGTCTTATGAGTCGATTGGGGTGGGGCCGAGGGAGATGTTAAACTCAGTATAATTCCAATTAAACTTAATTTCTTTCgttcagtttttaaaattattgtcCACTTAAACGTCTAGTACTTACGTTTTCGAACCAAAATACTGGCATATACATTGTTTCAACGTCTCCAGTTTGCCTGCAGAAAATATAACCGAGCAGTAAAGCAATGCATCGATCAGATCAACACTGTATTTATATTAATTTCCAGATTTATGTTATCAAAGTGGCGCATTGTATAGGCCAAAGGAAATTAGTCTCTCCTTATTGTGTCTGCATTAAGTGTTGTCCTGCAAGAATAATGTGCATTAATGTGAAGAACACAATTTataaaagtaggatttgaaacttcgcgtggtggaagtataactaagagaggttttcGGTAATAACATGTAGACATCTCcttttttctctatttttttctctttttttctctcctttttttctttctcttttacattttgaaaattaagaCTGGTGAGTATAAAACGAAGACAGTAATATATTTATCAACTTACTTTATTATATCATTTTTCTCCATGTATTGATTGACTTGTATTCTCATGCGTAGCTTGAATGGCATTCCTAACGTCTGGAAATTTAATATCAATATTAACAAAAACAGGAGATTAGcatcgcttagcagaaacaggtgaccagcctaaattacattaagtcttcattgttgtggctggtgccccgaTCAATTTTTCCTGAATAGCACAGACATTTTTTGGGGcggtttttttctgcttaacagcttatgAAGTTGGACCCTGGCCGAAGATAGCCATACagcttaaaggtagtggacacaattggtaattactcaaaataattatcatcataaaacctttcttgattacgagaaatggggagaggttgacggtataaaacattgtgagaaacagctccctctgaagtgacgtggttttcgagaaagaagtaatcttccacgaatttgatttcgagacctcaagtttaaaatatgaggtctcgaaatcaagcgtcacaaagctcacaacttcgtgggacaagggtatttttttttctttcattattatctcgcaacttcgacgaccgattgagctgaaattttcacatgtttgttattttatgcatatgttgagatacaccaactgtgaagactagtctttgacaattacaaatagtgtccactgtctttaagttaagTTCAGACATTTTTTACTCCAATATTGgcaacaagaaacaaaatgtatcaacAATGTAAATCAAGCATCACATACAGACTATACAAACAGCAAATTGAAACATCATTATAACATGGTTAAGGACTGTACCAATATGCATTGGAAATGTGATGCATAGTGCTTTTAAAATCATTGCATGTGATAGATacagacttaaagacagtggacactattggtaatcgtcaaagactagcctttacagttggtgtatctcaacatatgcataaaataacaaacctgtgaaaatttgagctcaatcggtcatcgaacttgcgaggtaataatgaaagaaaaaaacacccttgtcacacaaagttgtgtacgtttagatggttgatttcgagacctcaagttctaaatctgaggtctcgaaatcaaattcgtggaaactactccacttcagagggagccgtttcgcacaatatttcatactatccacctctccccattactcgtcaccaagatagGTTtaatgctagtaattattttgagtatttaccaatagagtccactgcctttaaactggacCAGGACAGACTGACAATGAGACCAGCCAGATAAATAAATAGTTACTGTGTATTTAGTAAAATGAAATGCTTCCATTGTTAATAATTATGTAATTATGAGCTTGTTGGTTACTGTGTACTTACGGGTTCAATGGAAAATGAATTGCGGTGTTTTTCAGCGTCTGGTTTGAGACCTTTCACCTGTTGTAGGAGACTGGGGTCCCCTTCGAAGAAGTGTGGGTTGGAGACGGCCATTGGTGACCCTGCTCAACCACAAGGGTTATCAAAATATTggtaaatttttacaaaagaaacaaaccaaCACCAAGAGATTAAacgtactggacactattgttaactactcgaaatatattttttagcatacaaaacttggtaacgagcaatggagagctgctgatagtataaaacacattgtaagaaatggcgtcctctgaagtaacgtagctttttcagaaagaggtaatttctcactcaaataaaagacttctgctgaagtctttaattatgCATCTGTCCCCCTGTTGGAAACTAAAATGGGCTATTAAAGGAAGAGAattcaaagagggcgctatcagaagaagtctGTACACAGTTAGAATCTCCGGAGGGGACAAATTTCCTGCCACACCGGTCAGGTAATCTTTTAGGTCGCCCAAAGACTCGTGTGTTTTAACACGTAAACACATGATGCCAAAGTTTGTCTGAGAGGAGAAGCTGCTGTGTACATGTTATTGCTATAGTCGAATGAACTTGACTTTATAACAGCGATCAAAGTACAATATACTAACCCATTATACAAATGCTTACTACGGTCACCCTTTGTTTGGCTGATAAGAAGTTACAAAACTATTTCGTATTGGCAATCCATTATCTGCCCAAACTACTGTAGTATAGTATTACcaaatttataaattttgcCTGAAGGTCGTCGCCGAAACTGAAGAGGCAGAATGGGTgtcccatttttgttttctatgggGGTACTTAGAGTAAAAAGGTAGTTTTCGTTGCATGTTTCAAATAACACCCATCTTTCAGCACACACTAGTCACTATAACATATAAACAAAAACGTATTTataacactttaaaaaaaaattgttttattacaaATAAACTGATACTTCCATTgtattgataaaaacattttgtttaaatcctcAAAAATAAGTTGTTTGAATTCTTACCAAACCTGCAAGGATCCACTCTCATCAGACCCGTAGGTACACTGTCGCGGTCATTGACCTTGAAGCCCTCATTTTCAGGAAACACACTACTGTTCTGATAAGCCCAGGGGGCAATACCAAACATCTTCAACGGTACACCTTTAAGCTCGTCATCCTTAACGTACGTGTAAGGCATGGATCTGTAGTACGAGAAATTAAGGATTGGTAATAGCGTGGACCAGACAGCGTCCCGAGTCCAGCGGGCGTTGCGACGCGATTCACTGGCGGGACTCTCAGACCATGCTCCCACAAAACTACTTGTCCCCGTACTTTGTGGAATTTTATTTTGCTATCCTATAGACAAATAAGTATCGCCACTTATCATTCTGGAGTCTCCCATTCAACCCATGGGTAAAATAGTATACACTTCGCAAACTGCTTCTAAAACctgaagaaagaaagaagaagggaaaaaacaacCTTCAAAATGGAcaataattatatatatatatatttttttagacTTACCTGCATAGATCCGGATGAAATAAGTTTAACAATTCATCTTCCTTTATATCCTGATGATACATCATTCCATCTgtggaaaaaatcacaagtcaATCGAGTTGGTCACAGGGGGAGACTGTGCAAGGACCATTTTTTGCACCAATTTTGGTCCGTTGCTTTTTGCATGGAGGAAAAAACCTCGCGCACTTAGACGGGTATCAATGTTCGAATATATGCGCGATACTTGCATATCCTATGTTGAGTTTTATGTGTGATTCTTCAACGAAGAATGTTGAGGCAAAAAAATTAACGAATGGTTTAGAGACTTGAACTAGAATAAGCAGAAAGTCAAGAAACCAGTCGCGAGTAGTTTTTTATTCTCAATGGAATACTAATCCAGCAAATCAAGCAAAATACAAACCAAAAATGCACGATTTTAAACCATTATTCAGAAACACTActatataaaaaatatcatCAATTGGATAAACCTCACCTGTTCCTACAATCTGGTTTGCATAGTCTGACGTCCAATGGTTTAATTCCGGGAGGCCATTAAATTTGTCGACAAGATTGACACTTGATATATTTTCCACACCGGTAAAAACTGTATATTCACCAAATTCGGTGTCGTTCCTCTGAAGACAAAAACGGACAAAGGAAACTGCATCATTTTGATGTTTTAAATAATCAAAGTGGTTattaacagcaacaacaacaacatcaacagcaacaacagcaacatcagcaacagcagcaacaacaacagcagcaacgtCAGCaacagaacaacaaaaacaacaacagcacaacaacaacaacaacaacaacaacaacaacaacaacaacaacaacaacaacaacaccagccacaacaacaacaaaacaacaacaacatcaacaacaacatcaacaacaacatcaacaacaacatcaacaacaacaccaagATCAAGTGACAGCAACAtcatcaacagcaacaacaacaattgcaacagctgcagcagcagcagcacagCTACAACAGCAATAACAACACAAcagcaacaaacaacaacaacaacaacagcaacaacaacaacacacatCGTCCTTACCCCAAGAAGAAACCCGAATTCTTCAGAAAACTCTTCAGGCAGTCCAAGATCTGGAAACTTTTCATTCAGCCATTTGAAGAGGGGTTCGTCGTATCCCCATACAAACTGCCGGACACTCAGCTGAATAAAGGGTTCCTCCCCAACGCTCCCAATGATACCTGCAAGGATGACTTGCAGAAATTTCGGTGCATCTCTGAACATGTATACCACAGACTATCAAAGAGGGTAACAAGAGGTTATAAAAAGTCAAGTAAGATTTGATGGTGACATTGGGGGAGGGCAGCAGAGGTGGGTATATGCTGTGCCAAACTTCATATTATAtatgcacacaaacatgctACGTAAAGAAATATCTTTCTCAGTCGAAACTGgtcacaagcaaaaattccatgtcagtttaaactgtttttaactATATACCCCTACTCATTTTGTGCAGAGCAAAGAAGTTTGCTACGCAGTttgtttctgcttaacagctttatgaagtcaTGCCCTGC
The sequence above is a segment of the Asterias amurensis chromosome 12, ASM3211899v1 genome. Coding sequences within it:
- the LOC139945106 gene encoding cholinesterase-like — translated: MSICKTVIMNSEISFALVLGFLSFVASQDAGTNGPVERISTGQILGKRMDVLGKTVDAFLGVPYGKAPVGDLRFKSPQPREPWDGTYNATTHGFGCFQVPDESYPGFPGSEMWNPNVRLEEDCLNLNVWVPYPRPINSSVLLWIFGGSFITGVDSLDVYDGKTLAAEEGIIVVSMNYRLGPLGFLAMDDSSAPGNMGLRDQALSMQWVQDNIHVFGGNPKEVTLFGESAGAASIGLHMVSPESMHLFKRAALESASATVPWGYDTMEEGIERGMLLADALQCTEDTNGVTLSTSQVIDCLRNRDVVEILTYQWVTSDYLDFPFVPVIDGTFLTERPESALSRGAVKDCEMLIGSNTNEGTFFLIYEVPGFSKDTESLLSKEEFVDALKYAFSQANSFGLNALMFEYTPWLSPDDGALLRDAIDMATGDFNFICPTYEMAVGYARASKPVYYYRFTERASNNPWPEWMGVLHADEIAYIFGLPLHPENGFNEEEKRLSRMMMGYWANFARTGNPNGAFPADTEGSWPLYTAEGQEYFTLDKSIVDGDTIVGRGPFAQRCAFWRQYFPTLITQTGDISEAERKWKQQFDDWSTKYMVNWKAEFDKYVNGNQCGDD
- the LOC139945107 gene encoding scavenger receptor class B member 1-like, which translates into the protein MGASETPTIQTKTIVKGLVAGSVLVLLGVALPFAFEALIGFILNKMMIIDPSSLVYQEWQNPSLPVYQRFYFFDLQNPDEVLKGGTPEVKEIGPYSYRLFLPKENISFNSNDTVTFLQKYRYVFDPSESVGSEHDVFTSANIPMWSVVYMFRDAPKFLQVILAGIIGSVGEEPFIQLSVRQFVWGYDEPLFKWLNEKFPDLGLPEEFSEEFGFLLGRNDTEFGEYTVFTGVENISSVNLVDKFNGLPELNHWTSDYANQIVGTDGMMYHQDIKEDELLNLFHPDLCRSMPYTYVKDDELKGVPLKMFGIAPWAYQNSSVFPENEGFKVNDRDSVPTGLMRVDPCRFGSPMAVSNPHFFEGDPSLLQQVKGLKPDAEKHRNSFSIEPTLGMPFKLRMRIQVNQYMEKNDIIKQTGDVETMYMPVFWFENGVTATDILISYYDLGINLSGTIATLLHAFCLCIGSTLLVVFLAMGLFRLIERRNSGSSMTKLADDEAGERIEHDNLAYTKSKSDIEEERM